One window of the Streptomyces sp. NBC_00259 genome contains the following:
- a CDS encoding cation:proton antiporter, giving the protein MSYDNLVIVLAVAAAVPFVLAMVPRVPLPGPVLEIVAGVVLGPAVLNLVQPDATVEALSIIGLSFLLFLAGLEIDFRQLRGPRARLVGIGLAGTLALAGIVGWVLDIAGLVESPLLIGTALVATSLGLLVPILKDADAVDRPVGQLTIGGASAGEISAVVLLSLFFSEHASSPASGVLLLLGLALLVALIVVTSVRAGRSMWLSRAVVNLADTSAQVRVRLTMILIVGLSAIALHLGFEAILGAFIAGAVLRLVDPDAERTHPQFHIKLEGLGYGFLVPVFFVTSGIQFDLGALFADVGTALRVPMFLAALLLVRGLPALVYRRAGLSRAETVASGLLQATSLPVIVAATTIGLRLDAISPANAAALVAAGLVSVVVFPLTALPLLNRSPRSAGRVHRTG; this is encoded by the coding sequence ATGTCGTACGACAACTTGGTCATCGTTCTCGCGGTGGCCGCGGCCGTCCCCTTCGTCCTCGCCATGGTGCCCCGAGTGCCCCTCCCGGGCCCGGTCCTCGAGATCGTGGCCGGCGTCGTCCTTGGTCCGGCGGTGCTGAATCTGGTGCAGCCGGACGCCACCGTCGAAGCGTTGTCGATCATCGGACTGAGCTTCCTGCTGTTCCTTGCCGGGCTCGAGATCGACTTCCGGCAACTGCGCGGGCCACGGGCACGGCTCGTCGGCATCGGTCTGGCGGGGACGCTCGCGCTGGCCGGGATCGTCGGCTGGGTGCTGGACATCGCCGGGCTGGTCGAGAGCCCACTGCTGATCGGCACCGCGCTGGTGGCCACGTCCTTGGGCCTTCTGGTCCCGATCCTCAAGGACGCCGACGCGGTCGACCGGCCGGTCGGCCAACTGACCATCGGTGGAGCCTCCGCAGGTGAGATCAGCGCGGTGGTGCTGCTGTCGTTGTTCTTCTCCGAGCATGCGTCGAGCCCGGCCTCCGGGGTGCTCCTGCTGCTCGGCCTCGCTCTCCTGGTGGCGCTCATCGTGGTGACATCGGTACGTGCGGGGCGCTCCATGTGGCTGTCCCGGGCCGTGGTGAATCTGGCCGACACGAGTGCCCAGGTCCGGGTCCGCTTGACCATGATTCTGATCGTCGGCCTTTCCGCGATCGCCCTGCATCTCGGATTCGAGGCCATTCTGGGTGCCTTCATCGCAGGGGCCGTGCTGCGGCTGGTCGACCCCGACGCGGAACGGACGCATCCGCAGTTCCACATCAAACTGGAGGGCCTCGGTTATGGATTCCTCGTCCCGGTCTTCTTCGTGACCAGCGGTATCCAGTTCGATCTCGGAGCGCTGTTCGCGGACGTCGGGACGGCGCTGCGCGTACCGATGTTCCTTGCCGCACTCCTTCTCGTACGCGGACTGCCCGCACTGGTCTACCGCAGGGCGGGCCTCTCGCGTGCCGAGACCGTGGCCAGCGGACTCCTGCAGGCCACCTCTCTTCCCGTGATCGTGGCGGCGACCACGATCGGGTTGAGGCTGGACGCGATCAGCCCGGCCAACGCGGCCGCGCTGGTGGCTGCGGGCCTCGTGTCCGTGGTCGTGTTTCCCCTGACGGCGCTGCCCTTGCTGAACCGTTCACCGAGATCCGCAGGGAGAGTGCACCGCACGGGGTGA
- a CDS encoding sulfite oxidase-like oxidoreductase — translation MPIVSRGFHGRARDTRHKLPPGQYETTDFPVLSAGPTPIVDRDEWEFTIRTETGERASWNWAQMTALPSETPTVDLHCVTKWSKFDTEWQGVSLDVLLEDVETSAEYALIQSYGDYTSNVPLEDLLDGQAWIAYRYDGEDIAPEHGGPARLLVPHLYFWKSAKWVHGIQLLAEEELGFWETIGYHDYGDPWREQRYRGD, via the coding sequence ATGCCCATCGTTTCGCGGGGATTCCACGGACGAGCGCGGGATACGCGGCACAAACTGCCTCCCGGGCAGTATGAGACCACGGACTTCCCCGTTCTGTCCGCAGGACCGACCCCCATCGTGGACCGCGACGAGTGGGAGTTCACCATCCGTACGGAGACGGGTGAACGGGCCAGCTGGAACTGGGCACAGATGACGGCGTTGCCCAGCGAGACGCCGACCGTTGACCTGCACTGCGTCACCAAGTGGTCGAAGTTCGACACGGAGTGGCAGGGAGTCTCCTTGGACGTCCTTCTGGAGGACGTGGAGACCAGCGCCGAATACGCGCTCATTCAGTCCTACGGCGATTACACCTCCAATGTTCCCCTGGAGGACCTTCTCGACGGACAGGCGTGGATCGCGTACCGCTACGACGGCGAGGACATCGCGCCGGAGCACGGCGGCCCCGCCAGGCTGCTGGTTCCGCACCTGTACTTCTGGAAGTCCGCCAAGTGGGTACACGGAATCCAACTGCTCGCCGAGGAGGAACTGGGCTTCTGGGAGACCATCGGCTACCACGATTACGGGGACCCATGGCGCGAACAGCGGTATCGAGGCGACTAG
- a CDS encoding RraA family protein, with amino-acid sequence MADMKDRLQDLASGVRTPDVVDAMGRMHRHRCHLDDLVSPTPGRVLLAPAVTISYLPSCEEALPPEQFTFTRLFDEAIGEGAQGHVLVLAGNGHRDISLGGGTKLSLVAARGLAGVLADGRLRDFPEIARYDLAVYCWGQTSKWGGDVVTPFETNRPVVVSGVAVRPGDYVFADASGAAVIPAAHVLRVFEEANRVAQDEAAYAESLRHENPTSEGSGQ; translated from the coding sequence ATGGCGGACATGAAGGACCGTCTGCAAGATCTGGCCTCCGGGGTACGCACCCCCGACGTCGTCGACGCCATGGGACGGATGCACCGCCACCGGTGTCACCTCGACGACCTGGTGAGCCCGACTCCGGGTCGCGTCCTGCTGGCTCCCGCGGTGACGATCTCGTATCTCCCTTCATGCGAGGAAGCACTCCCACCCGAGCAGTTCACCTTCACCCGACTGTTCGATGAGGCCATCGGAGAGGGCGCGCAGGGGCACGTGCTGGTGCTGGCCGGCAACGGGCACAGAGACATCTCCCTCGGCGGCGGGACAAAGCTCTCGCTGGTCGCAGCACGCGGTCTCGCGGGCGTCCTGGCCGACGGTCGTCTCCGGGACTTCCCCGAGATCGCGCGTTACGACCTCGCCGTCTACTGCTGGGGGCAGACGTCCAAATGGGGCGGCGACGTGGTGACACCGTTCGAGACCAACCGGCCGGTCGTCGTCTCGGGCGTGGCCGTCCGCCCTGGTGACTACGTGTTCGCGGATGCGTCCGGCGCTGCCGTCATCCCCGCCGCACACGTCCTCAGGGTGTTCGAAGAAGCCAACCGCGTCGCACAGGACGAGGCGGCCTACGCCGAGAGTCTGCGCCACGAGAACCCCACCAGCGAGGGATCCGGGCAATAG
- a CDS encoding Ohr family peroxiredoxin yields the protein MPNSYTAVVNVAGEGRNGGRVRSADRMLDISLAHPKELGGAGDATNPEQLFAAGWGACFLGAVRIAAADRKVRLTSTEIDAEITLAHGDDGYSLAAVLNVELGGVDQDGATELAHAAHQMCPYSKAIRGNVPVTINATAV from the coding sequence ATGCCGAACAGCTACACCGCCGTGGTGAACGTCGCCGGAGAGGGCCGCAACGGCGGCCGTGTCCGGTCCGCCGACCGCATGCTCGACATCAGCCTTGCCCACCCCAAGGAGCTCGGCGGGGCCGGCGATGCCACCAACCCCGAGCAGCTCTTCGCAGCCGGCTGGGGCGCGTGCTTCCTCGGCGCCGTCCGTATCGCCGCCGCCGACCGCAAGGTCCGGCTGACCAGCACGGAGATCGACGCCGAGATCACACTCGCCCACGGCGACGACGGCTACTCCCTCGCCGCGGTCCTCAACGTCGAGCTCGGCGGTGTCGACCAGGACGGGGCCACCGAGCTCGCCCACGCCGCCCACCAGATGTGCCCCTACTCGAAGGCCATACGCGGCAACGTCCCCGTCACCATCAACGCCACCGCCGTCTGA
- the trxB gene encoding thioredoxin-disulfide reductase, whose product MNDTVREVIIIGSGPAGYTAALYAARAQLHPVVFEGSVSAGGALMNTTDVENYPGFPDPVLGPDLMGRMRAQAEHFGAELIPDDIVEARLASRVKEVVDSAGKTHSTKTVILSTGSHYRELGLSNEKRLSGRGVSWCATCDGFFYRDQDIMVVGGGDSAMEEATFLTKFARSVTVVHRRDTLRASKIMQERARRNDRISFLWNREVVDILGEEKVTGVRLRDVTNGEETDQPVTGVFVAIGLDPRIELVKGQLSLDHAGYVAVEGRSTRTNLDGVFACGDVVDHEYRQAVTAAGTGCAAALDAERYLAALDDCATCEEARLEATAVAELVH is encoded by the coding sequence ATGAATGACACGGTCAGGGAAGTGATCATCATCGGCTCCGGTCCGGCCGGGTACACCGCCGCGCTCTACGCCGCTCGCGCACAGCTGCACCCGGTCGTGTTCGAGGGGTCCGTCTCCGCCGGCGGTGCGTTGATGAACACCACCGACGTGGAGAACTATCCGGGGTTCCCCGACCCGGTGCTGGGCCCGGACCTGATGGGCAGGATGAGGGCCCAAGCGGAGCATTTCGGGGCGGAGTTGATCCCCGACGACATCGTGGAGGCGCGTCTCGCGAGCAGGGTGAAGGAAGTCGTCGACAGCGCCGGGAAGACCCACAGCACCAAGACCGTCATCCTCTCCACCGGCTCCCACTACCGCGAGTTGGGGCTGTCCAACGAGAAGCGGCTGTCCGGCCGCGGCGTGAGCTGGTGCGCCACCTGCGACGGCTTCTTCTACCGCGACCAGGACATCATGGTCGTCGGCGGCGGTGACTCCGCCATGGAAGAGGCCACGTTCCTGACGAAGTTCGCCCGCTCGGTCACCGTGGTGCACCGCCGTGACACCCTGCGCGCCTCGAAGATCATGCAGGAACGCGCGCGCCGCAACGACAGGATCAGCTTTCTCTGGAACCGCGAGGTGGTCGACATTCTGGGGGAGGAGAAGGTCACGGGTGTCCGCCTGCGTGATGTGACCAACGGAGAGGAGACCGACCAGCCGGTGACCGGTGTCTTCGTCGCCATCGGGCTCGATCCGCGGATCGAGCTGGTCAAAGGACAGCTCTCCCTCGACCACGCCGGTTACGTCGCCGTCGAGGGCCGGTCCACGCGCACCAATCTGGACGGCGTGTTCGCCTGCGGCGACGTCGTCGACCACGAGTACCGGCAGGCCGTCACGGCCGCCGGGACAGGCTGCGCGGCGGCGCTGGACGCCGAGCGTTACCTCGCGGCGCTCGACGACTGCGCCACCTGCGAGGAGGCCCGCCTGGAAGCCACGGCCGTCGCCGAACTCGTCCACTGA
- the msrA gene encoding peptide-methionine (S)-S-oxide reductase MsrA produces the protein MSGQTQKAVLAGGCFWGMQDLIRRLPGVISTRVGYTGGDVPNATYRHHGTHAEAIEITFDPDKTDFRTLLEFFFQIHDPTTKNRQGNDVGLSYRSAIYYVDDEQKRVAEDTIADVEASGLWPGKVVTEVEPVGPFWEAEPEHQDYLERYPDGYTCHFVRPGWRLPTRAKG, from the coding sequence ATGAGCGGACAGACGCAGAAGGCCGTGCTGGCGGGCGGATGCTTCTGGGGGATGCAGGACCTGATACGCCGCCTCCCGGGAGTGATCTCGACCCGGGTCGGCTACACCGGCGGTGACGTGCCCAACGCCACGTACCGTCACCACGGCACACACGCCGAGGCGATCGAGATCACCTTCGACCCCGACAAGACCGACTTCCGCACGCTCCTGGAGTTCTTCTTCCAGATCCATGATCCGACCACGAAGAACCGTCAGGGCAACGACGTCGGTCTCAGCTACCGCTCGGCGATCTACTACGTGGACGACGAGCAGAAGCGGGTCGCCGAGGACACGATCGCCGATGTCGAGGCCTCCGGACTGTGGCCGGGGAAGGTGGTGACGGAGGTCGAGCCGGTCGGTCCCTTCTGGGAGGCCGAGCCCGAGCACCAGGACTACCTGGAGCGCTATCCCGACGGGTACACCTGCCACTTCGTCCGGCCGGGGTGGCGGCTGCCCACCCGCGCGAAGGGCTGA
- a CDS encoding ferredoxin reductase → MARTAVSRRLGGGPLRWRAARLTDRRIESEAARTLVFEVPGWPGHVAGQHLDVRLTAEDGYSTQRSYSVASAAEDENVELTVQRVSDGEVSPYLLDDLALGDLVELRGPVGGWFVWRPEQTEPVLLVGGGSGLVPLMAMVRTRRAVGSRTPFRLVYSVRSPEYQLFASELRRGDPGLDKTYVYTRSAPPESPRPPGRVTASDLSSAGWPPDFEPTCYVCGSTGFVEKAAGLLVALGHHPGRIRTERFGPSG, encoded by the coding sequence ATGGCGCGAACAGCGGTATCGAGGCGACTAGGCGGTGGCCCGCTGCGCTGGAGGGCGGCCCGCCTGACCGACCGGCGCATCGAGTCCGAGGCGGCGCGCACCCTCGTCTTCGAGGTGCCGGGCTGGCCGGGCCATGTCGCGGGGCAGCACCTGGACGTGCGTCTCACGGCGGAGGACGGCTACAGCACACAGCGCAGCTACTCGGTGGCGTCGGCAGCCGAGGACGAGAACGTCGAGCTGACCGTTCAGCGTGTCAGTGACGGTGAGGTCTCCCCGTACCTGCTGGACGACCTCGCGCTGGGCGATCTGGTGGAACTGCGCGGACCGGTCGGCGGCTGGTTCGTGTGGCGGCCGGAGCAGACGGAACCGGTCCTGCTGGTGGGCGGCGGCTCCGGCCTGGTGCCCTTGATGGCGATGGTCCGTACGCGCCGCGCGGTCGGCAGCCGTACGCCTTTCCGGTTGGTGTATTCCGTACGCAGCCCCGAGTACCAGCTCTTCGCATCCGAGTTGAGACGGGGCGACCCGGGCCTCGACAAGACGTACGTCTACACCCGCTCCGCCCCACCGGAGTCGCCGCGGCCTCCCGGACGCGTCACCGCTTCGGATCTGTCGAGCGCCGGGTGGCCACCGGACTTCGAACCGACGTGCTACGTCTGCGGATCCACCGGCTTCGTCGAGAAGGCCGCCGGCCTGCTGGTGGCCCTCGGCCACCATCCCGGCCGTATCCGCACCGAGCGCTTCGGACCCAGCGGATGA
- a CDS encoding NADP-dependent oxidoreductase, whose product MKAVRTHDRDAAADGLVLEEAPYPYAAEGDVIVRVRAASFTPDELTWPGSWVDRGGRDRAPVIPGHEVSGEVAEVAVGTTGLSVGQRVVGLTDWSRNGALAEYVAVEARNLAPLPAGIDHVQAAALPMPGLTAWQGLFVHARLEAGQSVLVHGAGGGVGSAATQLARAAGARVIGAGRGASRDRVLELGAEDFLDLEQPAWEEAAGRVDIVFDALGGDVLDRSAALVGPGGILVSIARPPTVRPEDGRAMYFIVEPDRGHLLEVVRRHQDGALRPLVGAVHPLERAPEAFRAKKGTVGKTVIHVA is encoded by the coding sequence ATGAAGGCCGTACGGACGCACGACCGTGACGCGGCCGCGGACGGCCTGGTCCTGGAGGAGGCTCCGTACCCGTACGCGGCCGAGGGCGACGTGATCGTCAGGGTGCGCGCGGCCTCCTTCACCCCGGACGAGTTGACCTGGCCCGGCAGCTGGGTCGACCGGGGCGGCAGGGACCGAGCGCCCGTCATCCCGGGGCACGAGGTGTCGGGCGAGGTCGCCGAGGTCGCGGTCGGCACCACCGGGCTGTCGGTCGGACAACGTGTCGTCGGCCTGACCGACTGGAGCCGGAACGGCGCTCTCGCGGAGTACGTGGCGGTGGAGGCCCGCAATCTGGCGCCGCTGCCCGCGGGAATCGACCATGTGCAGGCGGCGGCTCTGCCGATGCCGGGCCTCACCGCCTGGCAGGGCCTCTTCGTCCACGCACGGCTGGAGGCCGGGCAGAGCGTTCTGGTGCACGGCGCGGGAGGGGGCGTGGGATCGGCCGCCACGCAGCTCGCCCGCGCAGCCGGGGCACGCGTCATCGGGGCGGGGCGCGGGGCGAGCCGGGACCGGGTGCTGGAACTCGGCGCGGAGGACTTCCTCGACCTGGAGCAGCCGGCGTGGGAGGAGGCGGCGGGCCGCGTCGACATCGTCTTCGACGCCCTCGGCGGGGACGTACTCGACCGCTCGGCCGCCTTGGTCGGCCCCGGCGGCATCCTCGTGAGCATCGCGCGCCCACCGACCGTGCGGCCCGAGGACGGCCGGGCGATGTACTTCATCGTCGAACCCGACCGCGGTCATCTCCTGGAGGTCGTTCGCAGGCACCAGGACGGCGCGCTGCGCCCGTTGGTGGGTGCCGTCCACCCTCTGGAGCGTGCGCCGGAGGCGTTCCGCGCGAAGAAGGGAACGGTCGGCAAGACGGTCATCCACGTTGCGTGA
- a CDS encoding NAD(P)H-binding protein: MAAGNLVLLGNAGDVGHMVLEQLRAQNVPVRVMVRRDDDRAAGLRGLGAEVVVGDLTRPETVAAALRGVGRMYFAMPVSPDHLLAATVTATVAREHGQLDALVGMSQMTVSQMTATSTGESHQQRLHWLAEQVLNWSGLPVVHIRPTSFLDNPLFTTLAARSIRENGTIALPFGTGRTSPVAVADVARVVATVLRDPAPHIGHVYELTGPRSVGMDEVAEEFARALGRPVSYTDVPLDRWHTEVLAEAGLPPHTEQHIVTMARLHRENRYDRATDDVEHVTGEPARSVEAFVSARKDFYLG; encoded by the coding sequence ATGGCCGCCGGCAACCTCGTTCTCCTCGGCAACGCCGGGGACGTGGGCCACATGGTCCTGGAGCAACTGCGTGCGCAGAACGTACCTGTACGCGTCATGGTCCGCCGCGACGACGACCGTGCGGCCGGGCTGCGCGGACTCGGCGCGGAGGTCGTCGTCGGCGATCTGACCCGGCCCGAGACCGTCGCGGCCGCGCTGCGGGGCGTCGGCAGGATGTACTTCGCGATGCCCGTGTCCCCGGACCACCTGCTGGCGGCGACGGTGACGGCCACCGTGGCGCGCGAGCACGGGCAACTGGACGCCCTGGTGGGCATGTCCCAGATGACGGTGTCTCAGATGACCGCCACCAGCACCGGGGAGTCGCACCAGCAGCGGCTGCACTGGCTGGCCGAGCAGGTACTGAACTGGTCGGGCCTGCCGGTGGTGCACATCCGCCCGACGTCGTTCCTCGACAACCCGCTGTTCACCACGCTGGCAGCCCGTTCGATCCGGGAGAACGGCACGATCGCGCTGCCGTTCGGCACGGGGCGCACCTCACCCGTCGCCGTGGCCGACGTCGCCCGCGTGGTCGCCACCGTGCTCCGCGACCCGGCCCCGCACATCGGTCATGTCTACGAGCTGACCGGCCCGCGTTCGGTCGGCATGGACGAGGTGGCCGAGGAGTTCGCACGAGCACTGGGGCGTCCGGTGTCCTATACGGACGTGCCGCTGGACCGTTGGCACACCGAGGTGCTCGCCGAGGCGGGCCTGCCTCCGCACACCGAACAGCACATCGTCACGATGGCCCGACTGCACCGCGAGAACCGCTACGACCGCGCGACGGACGACGTCGAGCACGTCACGGGCGAACCTGCCCGATCGGTCGAGGCGTTCGTGTCCGCCCGCAAGGACTTCTACCTGGGCTGA
- a CDS encoding flavodoxin family protein gives MFVNCTLKRSPDVSNTQGLIDKSRSVMESNGVATEVVRAVDHDIATGVWPDMTEHGWSTDAWPALYERVMAADILVLAGPIWLGDNSSVMKQVIERLYAGSSLLNDRGQYAYYGRVGGCLITGNEDGVKHCAMNVLYSLQHLGYTIPPQADAGWIGEAGPGPSYLDPGSGGPENDFTNRNTTFMTWNLMHLAAMLKQAGGIPAHGNQRSAWDAGCRSDSPNPEHR, from the coding sequence ATGTTCGTCAACTGCACGCTCAAGCGGTCTCCCGACGTCAGCAACACCCAAGGGCTGATCGACAAGAGCCGCTCGGTGATGGAGTCGAACGGGGTCGCCACCGAGGTCGTACGGGCCGTCGACCACGACATCGCGACCGGCGTGTGGCCGGACATGACGGAGCACGGCTGGTCCACCGACGCATGGCCCGCGCTGTACGAGCGCGTGATGGCGGCCGACATCCTGGTGCTCGCGGGGCCCATCTGGCTCGGGGACAACAGCTCCGTCATGAAGCAGGTCATCGAGCGGCTCTACGCGGGTTCGTCGCTCCTCAACGACCGCGGACAGTACGCGTACTACGGGCGCGTGGGCGGCTGTCTGATCACCGGCAACGAGGACGGTGTGAAGCACTGCGCCATGAACGTCCTCTACAGCCTGCAGCACCTCGGCTACACCATCCCACCCCAGGCCGACGCGGGCTGGATCGGCGAGGCCGGGCCAGGACCCTCGTACCTCGACCCCGGGTCCGGCGGCCCGGAGAACGACTTCACCAACCGCAACACCACGTTCATGACCTGGAATCTCATGCACCTCGCGGCCATGCTCAAGCAGGCCGGCGGCATCCCCGCCCACGGCAACCAGCGCTCCGCGTGGGACGCGGGCTGCCGCTCCGACTCCCCCAACCCCGAACACCGCTGA
- a CDS encoding patatin-like phospholipase family protein: protein MSSSQSAEDATSEGLRALPRPVAVVVGAGGVLGAAHVGVGYALDERGFVPDMIIGTSVGALVGAIAAAHPDGSASPLLDRVWTRLRRREVYPLGYLSSRASIFTDRGLRRLIARSGLPSRIEELAIPFTAVAMDLGTGAPVLLDHGDLESALLASAAVPGMLPPVDREGRTLVDGGVIAYVPAMAALQAGAASVVVLSTGPESSSPGQAVPRRRAGAIAARAGLLLMRHQIERDLQEVARHVPTVVLPTGIDVWPSPWDFGHSERLISTASRTAGGFIDGLHVSGPGLYRAGAATTSSAGQDEASTFSASGVPL, encoded by the coding sequence TTGTCGTCGAGCCAGTCGGCCGAGGACGCCACCTCGGAGGGCTTGCGAGCCCTTCCCCGTCCCGTGGCCGTGGTGGTCGGCGCCGGGGGCGTGCTCGGAGCGGCACATGTCGGTGTCGGGTACGCGCTGGACGAGCGTGGCTTCGTCCCGGACATGATCATCGGGACCTCGGTGGGTGCCCTCGTCGGGGCCATCGCGGCCGCCCACCCCGACGGGTCCGCGTCGCCGTTGCTGGACCGTGTGTGGACCCGGCTGCGTCGCCGTGAGGTGTATCCGCTCGGTTACCTGTCCTCCCGGGCCAGTATCTTCACCGATCGCGGCCTGCGGCGGCTGATCGCACGGTCCGGGCTCCCGTCCCGGATCGAGGAGCTGGCCATCCCGTTCACCGCGGTGGCCATGGACCTGGGCACCGGCGCTCCGGTGCTGCTCGACCACGGGGACCTCGAGTCCGCACTGCTGGCCAGCGCGGCCGTGCCCGGGATGCTGCCCCCGGTGGACCGCGAGGGCAGGACGCTCGTCGACGGCGGGGTGATCGCCTACGTCCCGGCGATGGCGGCCCTGCAGGCCGGGGCGGCCAGCGTGGTGGTGCTGTCGACCGGGCCGGAGAGTTCGTCGCCCGGCCAGGCCGTCCCGCGCCGGCGGGCCGGCGCGATCGCCGCCAGGGCCGGGCTGTTGCTGATGCGCCATCAGATCGAGCGTGATCTGCAGGAGGTGGCCCGGCACGTGCCGACCGTCGTGCTGCCGACAGGCATCGACGTCTGGCCCTCCCCGTGGGACTTCGGCCACTCCGAGCGGCTGATCAGCACCGCGTCCCGTACGGCGGGAGGCTTCATCGACGGGCTGCACGTCAGCGGCCCGGGCCTGTACCGGGCCGGCGCCGCTACGACGTCGTCGGCTGGCCAGGACGAGGCATCGACCTTCTCGGCATCGGGGGTCCCCCTGTGA
- a CDS encoding macrolide family glycosyltransferase: MSTIAFLNIAMHGRVNPTLPTVAELVRRGHTVTYHTSPAFRQEIEAAGAKVYLYPGVDRPLPDPPTPVTLLEGLARDALRMTPAVLNELHRIRPDLIVHDNACPWGAIAARELKVPAASSFTTFAFNRHVPSPTGGSWDLLAAAASRPSSVRGYLRSRWGLHRRFDTRGVPLVDLGNIRQPLNLVYTSRAFQPGADDFDPSYRFIGPSIGHRPADPSFPVDRLRDPVLYASMGTVFNADPKLLRTFATALASLGGTVVVSTGNTDPAALGPLPAHVIARRFVPQPEVLARAALFITHGGMNSANEAMDAGVPMLVVPQGADQPLVARRVVELGAGLSIPTQDVTEDSVRALAGRLLHDPRFRTAVTTLQAAQREAGGYRRAADELERYLHTADPAGRSAPVDPSQRG, encoded by the coding sequence GTGAGTACCATCGCGTTCCTCAACATCGCCATGCACGGCCGCGTCAACCCGACGCTGCCGACGGTGGCCGAGCTCGTCCGGCGCGGCCACACCGTCACGTACCACACCTCGCCCGCGTTCCGTCAGGAGATCGAGGCCGCCGGTGCGAAGGTGTACCTCTACCCCGGGGTCGACCGGCCGCTGCCCGACCCACCGACGCCGGTCACGCTGCTGGAGGGACTCGCGAGGGATGCCCTGCGCATGACGCCCGCGGTGCTCAACGAACTGCACCGCATTCGGCCCGACCTGATCGTGCACGACAACGCCTGTCCGTGGGGCGCGATCGCCGCCCGTGAACTCAAGGTGCCGGCGGCGTCGTCGTTCACCACGTTCGCGTTCAACCGGCACGTGCCCAGCCCCACCGGCGGCTCGTGGGACCTGCTGGCCGCGGCGGCGTCTCGGCCGAGCAGCGTCCGGGGCTACCTGCGGTCGCGCTGGGGCCTGCACCGCCGCTTCGACACGCGTGGAGTGCCCCTGGTCGACCTGGGGAACATCCGCCAGCCGCTCAATCTGGTCTATACCTCGCGGGCGTTCCAGCCCGGCGCCGACGATTTCGACCCGTCCTACCGGTTCATCGGCCCCAGCATCGGCCACCGTCCGGCCGACCCGTCGTTCCCGGTCGACCGGCTGCGGGACCCGGTGCTGTACGCGTCGATGGGCACGGTGTTCAACGCGGACCCGAAGCTGCTGCGCACTTTCGCCACCGCGCTCGCCTCACTGGGCGGCACGGTCGTCGTCTCCACAGGGAACACGGATCCCGCCGCGCTGGGGCCGTTGCCGGCCCATGTGATCGCCCGGCGCTTCGTCCCGCAGCCCGAGGTGCTGGCCCGCGCGGCACTGTTCATCACCCACGGCGGGATGAACAGCGCCAACGAGGCCATGGACGCCGGGGTGCCGATGCTGGTGGTGCCGCAGGGCGCCGATCAGCCGTTGGTGGCCCGACGCGTCGTGGAACTCGGCGCCGGCCTGTCGATCCCCACCCAGGACGTGACCGAGGACTCCGTGCGCGCCCTCGCCGGGCGTCTGCTCCACGACCCCCGGTTCCGGACGGCCGTGACCACCCTGCAGGCCGCTCAGCGGGAGGCGGGCGGATACCGGCGCGCCGCCGACGAACTCGAGCGGTACCTGCATACGGCCGACCCGGCCGGTCGCTCCGCTCCCGTCGATCCGTCGCAGCGAGGCTGA
- a CDS encoding DUF6510 family protein, producing the protein MTLTPDFLDGNAAAGDLESVFGTDMTVATGRCRGCGQRMSLAQTRAYLRGPGIVLRCPGCESVLLRLVRSADQMWLDTGGLDYLRIPAPQ; encoded by the coding sequence ATGACCCTGACACCCGACTTCCTTGACGGCAACGCCGCCGCCGGGGACCTCGAGTCCGTGTTCGGGACGGACATGACCGTGGCCACCGGACGATGCCGTGGCTGCGGTCAACGGATGTCGCTCGCCCAGACGCGTGCCTACCTCCGTGGTCCGGGCATCGTGCTGCGCTGCCCCGGGTGCGAAAGCGTTCTGCTTCGACTGGTCCGCTCCGCCGACCAGATGTGGCTCGACACCGGCGGACTGGACTACCTCAGGATCCCGGCACCGCAATGA